A region from the Cryptosporangium arvum DSM 44712 genome encodes:
- a CDS encoding phosphotransferase, with translation MTLSLPVEPDPSLIADSADALTASWLGRVLDVPVSAVRVQRIGTGQIGASYRVWLTSSGAPASVVVKMGTGADRSMTSQGYAWEVGFYLHLAARVNARLPRCWYAAISPDHTRFTLVLEDLAPSTPGAQADGCTADRARDAVVNLAGLHGPFWNSPLLASGLDWLAPADAEGAAFLGALHRDATEVFVHRFGAELASDDASTLRAAAALTERWLRDHQTPFSLVHGDYRLDNLMFHPTSPEVAALDWQTVSVGHPGRDLAYFVALSLPVEDRRAAEDSLVEAYHTALGVPGYSLADCREGYRSGMLHAPVITVLGCVYAAVERTAAADAMFLSMTVRACQAIRDHGTLECVS, from the coding sequence GTGACGCTCTCGTTGCCGGTCGAGCCGGATCCGTCGCTGATCGCCGACAGCGCGGACGCGTTGACCGCGTCCTGGCTGGGGCGCGTGCTGGACGTCCCCGTGAGCGCGGTGCGCGTGCAGCGGATCGGGACCGGGCAGATCGGGGCGAGCTACCGGGTGTGGCTCACCTCCTCCGGCGCACCGGCCTCGGTCGTGGTGAAGATGGGCACCGGCGCCGACCGGAGCATGACCAGCCAGGGCTACGCCTGGGAGGTCGGCTTCTACCTGCACCTGGCCGCCCGGGTGAACGCCCGGCTCCCCCGCTGCTGGTACGCCGCGATCAGCCCCGACCACACCCGGTTCACGCTGGTGCTGGAGGACTTGGCGCCGAGCACCCCGGGCGCCCAGGCCGACGGCTGCACGGCGGATCGGGCGCGCGACGCGGTCGTCAACCTGGCCGGCCTGCACGGCCCGTTCTGGAACAGCCCGCTGCTGGCCTCGGGCCTGGACTGGCTCGCCCCCGCCGACGCCGAAGGAGCAGCGTTCCTGGGCGCGCTGCACCGCGACGCGACCGAGGTGTTCGTGCACCGCTTCGGCGCCGAGCTCGCGTCGGACGACGCGTCGACGCTACGCGCGGCCGCCGCCCTCACCGAACGTTGGTTGCGCGACCACCAGACCCCGTTCTCGCTGGTGCACGGGGACTACCGACTCGACAACCTGATGTTCCACCCGACGTCGCCCGAGGTGGCGGCGCTCGACTGGCAGACGGTGTCGGTGGGGCACCCGGGCCGGGACCTGGCGTACTTCGTGGCCCTGTCCCTCCCGGTCGAGGACCGCCGGGCCGCCGAGGACTCGCTGGTGGAGGCGTATCACACGGCGCTGGGCGTACCGGGGTATTCACTCGCGGACTGCCGGGAGGGATACCGGTCGGGCATGCTGCACGCGCCGGTGATCACGGTGCTGGGGTGCGTGTACGCGGCAGTGGAGCGGACGGCGGCGGCGGACGCGATGTTCTTGTCGATGACGGTTCGAGCGTGCCAGGCGATCCGTGACCACGGCACGTTGGAGTGTGTCTCGTGA
- a CDS encoding amidohydrolase family protein, which yields MTLPAGLPVIDTMIGFPHEGFAVYDFIRKQTKDQASKDSEFPAEYMFKNVPKDLPTSDPIAVTLHEMDRFGVEKGMVGVSDETSQLALKKHPDRFIPSGSINDPNDVVGSVRAIKREYEEFGIRATSAFPSGTFPQVPIDDPKMYPIYATCVELGIPIFVCAGVPGPRLKFAPQEVSRIDTVMFDFPDLVFVTRHGCEPWEQLAVKLMLKWPNLYYSTSAFAPKYYPKAVVDFANTRGADKVLYAGYFPMGLSLERIFRDMPDVPFKDEVWPKFLYGNAARLLGL from the coding sequence ATGACGCTTCCGGCCGGGCTGCCCGTGATCGACACGATGATCGGGTTCCCCCATGAGGGGTTCGCCGTCTACGACTTCATCCGCAAGCAGACGAAGGACCAGGCGTCGAAGGACTCGGAGTTCCCGGCCGAGTACATGTTCAAGAACGTGCCGAAGGACCTGCCGACCTCCGACCCGATCGCGGTCACGCTCCACGAGATGGACCGGTTCGGCGTCGAGAAGGGCATGGTCGGGGTCTCCGACGAAACGTCGCAGCTCGCGCTGAAGAAGCACCCGGACCGTTTCATCCCGTCCGGGAGCATCAACGACCCGAACGACGTCGTCGGCAGCGTCCGCGCGATCAAGCGGGAGTACGAGGAGTTCGGCATCCGGGCCACGTCGGCGTTCCCGAGCGGCACGTTCCCCCAGGTGCCGATCGACGACCCGAAGATGTACCCGATCTACGCCACCTGCGTGGAGCTTGGCATCCCGATCTTCGTCTGCGCCGGCGTGCCCGGCCCTCGGCTGAAGTTCGCGCCGCAGGAGGTCAGCCGCATCGACACGGTGATGTTCGACTTCCCCGACCTGGTGTTCGTCACCCGGCACGGCTGCGAGCCGTGGGAGCAGCTCGCGGTGAAGCTGATGCTCAAGTGGCCGAACCTGTACTACTCGACGTCGGCGTTCGCCCCGAAGTACTACCCCAAGGCCGTCGTCGACTTCGCGAACACCCGCGGCGCCGACAAGGTGCTCTACGCCGGCTACTTCCCGATGGGGCTGTCGCTCGAACGCATCTTCCGGGACATGCCGGACGTGCCGTTCAAAGACGAGGTCTGGCCCAAGTTCCTGTACGGCAACGCGGCCCGCCTGCTGGGCCTGTAG
- a CDS encoding amidohydrolase family protein: MTELPWTFFDCDNHYYEALDAFTRHLEPEYKKRTMQWATINGRQRLLVGGKVNKFIPNPTFDPVAAPGVMDEYFRGRNPKSADPKQLFGELEPIRAEYRDRDARLACMDRQGMEACIMLPTLGVGMEQALIHDLPAMTAAFRAFNRWLDEDWGFAYQGRIFAAPYITLSDPANAVAELQWALERDARFVVMVGGPVTTALGSRAPGDPMFDGFWQLANDSGITVLYHGGESPYTRYLKDWGENDFTEAFRANAFRGLVSANPLQDTIASHLALGLFARFPNLRVASIEVGSDWVFHLFEKLTKSYGQVPHLYPEDPRETLKRHVWVSPFYEDELASLLRLIGAEHILMGSDYPHVEGLAEPASYLKDLKNYDYSDEACQAVMRDNGRFLATRRPV; encoded by the coding sequence ATGACCGAGCTCCCGTGGACGTTCTTCGACTGCGACAACCACTACTACGAGGCGCTCGACGCGTTCACGCGCCATCTCGAGCCCGAGTACAAGAAGCGCACGATGCAGTGGGCGACGATCAACGGCAGGCAGCGGTTGCTCGTCGGCGGCAAGGTCAACAAGTTCATCCCGAACCCGACCTTCGACCCGGTCGCCGCGCCCGGCGTCATGGACGAGTACTTCCGCGGTCGCAACCCGAAGAGCGCCGACCCGAAGCAGCTGTTCGGCGAGCTGGAGCCGATCCGCGCCGAGTACCGCGACCGGGACGCCCGCCTCGCGTGCATGGACCGCCAGGGCATGGAGGCCTGCATCATGCTGCCGACGCTCGGCGTCGGCATGGAGCAGGCGTTGATCCACGACCTCCCGGCGATGACCGCGGCGTTCCGGGCTTTCAACCGCTGGCTCGACGAGGACTGGGGCTTCGCCTACCAGGGCCGGATCTTCGCCGCCCCGTACATCACGCTCTCCGACCCGGCGAACGCCGTGGCCGAGCTGCAGTGGGCGCTCGAGCGCGACGCGCGGTTCGTCGTCATGGTCGGTGGGCCGGTGACGACCGCGCTCGGGTCACGCGCTCCCGGCGACCCGATGTTCGACGGGTTCTGGCAGCTCGCGAACGACTCCGGTATCACCGTGCTCTACCACGGCGGCGAGTCGCCGTACACGAGGTACCTCAAGGACTGGGGCGAGAACGACTTCACCGAGGCGTTCCGGGCCAATGCGTTCCGCGGTCTGGTGAGCGCCAACCCGCTCCAGGACACGATCGCCTCGCACCTGGCGCTCGGCCTGTTCGCCCGCTTCCCGAACCTGCGCGTGGCGTCGATCGAGGTCGGTTCGGACTGGGTGTTCCACCTGTTCGAGAAGCTCACGAAGTCCTACGGGCAGGTACCGCACCTCTACCCGGAGGACCCGCGCGAGACGCTGAAGCGGCACGTGTGGGTCTCGCCGTTCTACGAGGACGAGCTGGCCAGCCTGCTGCGCCTGATCGGCGCCGAGCACATCCTGATGGGCTCGGACTACCCGCACGTCGAGGGGCTCGCCGAGCCGGCTTCCTACCTCAAGGACCTGAAGAACTACGACTACAGCGACGAGGCGTGCCAGGCTGTGATGCGCGACAACGGGCGTTTCCTGGCCACGCGCCGGCCGGTCTGA
- a CDS encoding TIGR03857 family LLM class F420-dependent oxidoreductase, with protein MLSGGSSMSNLTELGFYTLAGHTRSPRDVVHEVPAAEALGLGAGFLSERFNFKEAGTIAGAMGAVSSTLGLATAATNHNTRHPLLTASLATSMHTLTGGRFALGLGRGIELRSRAIGLSPVTSVQLEDFAGLMRRLWKGEAIFGHDGPAGSYPYLHQESYFDFDIPIVLVAIGPRTLELAGRIADGVVLHTYFSDHALSTALDAIARGAKSVGRDPASIRVWSVLATIGDHLPADARLKKTVGRLASYLQGYGDVLVAINDWDPAVLTRFRADPVVGSFLGAIDDRASTDQLEHIATLLPSEWLSAAATGSPAECAAEVARQFGLGVSGVILHGATPDELAPVVSAYRAVRPALPEYPANPGWVA; from the coding sequence ATATTGTCTGGGGGCTCATCGATGAGTAACCTGACCGAGCTCGGCTTCTACACGCTCGCCGGTCACACCCGCAGCCCGCGCGACGTGGTGCACGAGGTACCCGCGGCGGAGGCCCTCGGCCTCGGTGCCGGCTTCCTCTCCGAACGCTTCAACTTCAAGGAGGCGGGCACGATCGCCGGCGCGATGGGCGCGGTCTCGTCGACGCTCGGGCTCGCCACCGCGGCCACGAACCACAACACGCGCCATCCCCTGCTGACGGCGTCCCTGGCGACGTCGATGCACACGCTGACCGGCGGCCGGTTCGCGCTCGGGCTGGGCCGCGGCATCGAGCTGCGCAGCCGGGCCATCGGGCTGTCCCCGGTGACCTCGGTGCAGCTCGAGGACTTCGCCGGCCTGATGCGCCGGCTGTGGAAGGGCGAGGCGATCTTCGGCCACGACGGCCCGGCCGGCTCCTACCCCTATCTGCACCAGGAGTCGTACTTCGACTTCGACATCCCGATCGTCCTGGTCGCGATCGGACCGCGGACGCTGGAGCTCGCGGGCCGCATCGCGGACGGCGTCGTGCTGCACACCTACTTCTCCGACCACGCGCTCTCGACGGCGCTCGACGCGATCGCCCGGGGCGCGAAGTCGGTGGGGCGCGACCCGGCGTCGATCCGGGTCTGGTCGGTGCTCGCGACGATCGGCGACCACCTCCCGGCCGACGCGCGTCTGAAGAAGACCGTCGGGCGGCTCGCCTCGTACCTGCAGGGATACGGCGACGTGCTGGTCGCGATCAACGACTGGGATCCCGCGGTGCTGACCCGGTTCCGGGCCGACCCGGTCGTCGGAAGCTTCCTCGGCGCGATCGACGACCGCGCGAGCACCGACCAGCTCGAACACATCGCGACGCTGCTCCCGTCCGAATGGCTGTCGGCGGCGGCGACCGGGTCGCCGGCCGAGTGCGCCGCCGAGGTCGCCCGCCAGTTCGGCCTCGGCGTGTCCGGGGTGATCCTGCACGGCGCGACGCCGGACGAGCTCGCGCCGGTGGTCTCGGCGTACCGGGCGGTCCGGCCGGCGTTACCGGAGTACCCGGCGAACCCGGGGTGGGTGGCGTGA